From Leishmania braziliensis MHOM/BR/75/M2904 complete genome, chromosome 35:
GCTTCTGCAAGGCCCACCTCGCACGCACTCGCTTCTGCAGGCCATACTCTGTCAGCCGTCGCTGGCCAGCAATCAGTGACGCGCGAgccttcgccgcctcctcctcgcgccGCAAGCACTCCTTGCGCGCCAGTTCGTATCTCTGCACAAGCCACGGCGAGCTCAGTGCCCCAAGTGCCCCAGCGAACACGCGAAGCCGCTGCCAGTCCGGCGGGAGCCACTCGAACGGGGTCGTGTCCGAATCGACTTCAGCATCGAAGAATGCCTCCACAGCATGTGCTTCTGGGAAGCACGCACGGTGCTCCAGCGTGCGCCACTGCGCCAAGTCGGCCTGGAGAAGCGCAAACTGCAGGACACACATGTCGTCGTCCACCTCCTGCCACGAATGGGGAGGCCGCTGAACGAGCTGTGCCCAGCGCCGCAACACGTGTAGGACGGCTGAGGAAGATGCGGCACCATCCTCCGCATTCTCTGCGGCCGTCCACGCCACCACTAAGGCCTTCAGTGCACCCACGAGACCAATGCCAGAGATCCCCTCCGCGTAGTCGCACccgagaagagaagcgagtgCAACAAGCACGGTCTTTGTGATGCCGCACGCCGACAGATGCGTTTGCTCGTATGCAACAACGTGCTTTGATTGCGAAAAAAAGCCCCGCAGAACTGTCGTCGCGCCATGCACCAGCACGTCGCTATCCTCCGTGAAAACGGCATCCACGAGTCCGCGCCGTGCCAGGAACGCGCACTGGGCATCTGCCTCTGCTGGACTCAACACATACGGCACCCCGCAGCagtccagcagctccaccacgTTTAGCAATTCGAAGGGAACAACTGCTCTGCTCATGCGCAcggctccgccgccgccgccacgaggAGGTACGCCAGTCATCGACCTTGTGCGGTCATTGTCCACGCTGTGTACTTCAGTGCTTCGGCGGCGAGGCGTCCCTGCCGTCTCCGAGGCCGTGCTCGTCAAAGTATTTGTACATGGTGCTAGCAGTGGAATGGGAACGTTGCTCCTTTCATCATCGCCGCTGTGCCTTAGTGACTCTACCACAGGCAGCAGTCCCGGCGCCGTACAGCGCCGTGAAGACATCCGACCAGCCCTCACAGGAGTGTAGTCACCGCCATCTTCGTCCTCTGTCCCCACCGTAGCTGCGTCGGTGGCCACGCCACCGCTCACCGACGCAGCGACCAtttgcgcagctgccgaaCACGATGAGTGTAGTTGAGGTTCGCTCTTCTTAGCCTGCCGACGCAGAAGCTGGGTGGAATGCAGTTGCTGCGTGAACGGCTCCCACGCGAACCCAGTTCCGACGCTGTCATCATCATTGCTGCCATTGGTAAAGGTGAGgctcttgctgctgttgctacTCCTGCTACTGAGATCAGGGGCAACATCCTCATCGGCGCTCACAGATTGGACAGTAAAGTCTGATGAGGTGATCAACGGTGATGCCCTCTCTGCAGCAGTAGCCGGGGGCATCAACTCAGGTGGCAGTGTACACGTAGGTTGAGACAGTGCATTCAGAAACCACGTCATGTCTCCGCTttgcagcaccgctgtcacCGTCGACGGCGAACGAGCAGGTGACGACAATGAGCGCTTTCTGTCAGCAGCGTTCGCGAGACCAGAGTCATCCACATCGTCCACTAGGACAACCTCTTCCACAACACTAACCTCCTCTTCACCGTCAGCCGAGGCGatggtgcagcaggcgctcGACGTCGCCTCAGCGTCTCTCTCACTGTCACTGACGATGACACAGTCCGTTCCGCTTCCGTCCTCTTGCGAGTCGCCGGACACTGAGATTGCTGATGCAGTGCAGTATAGGTGCGGTGGCTGTCGGTGTCCCGAGGTCGTCACACCAGCGACATCCTCAGCATATTCGTCCACGACACAGCGCGGCCCTATAAAGAGCGAGGTACTGGTGTTCTGCAAGACGTTGTGCGAGACGCACGCGGCATGCCGCGTGCGCTCCTCCAGGAGATCCTTCATGACGCTCAGGAAACCCCGTGTAATCGTTTTGGAAACGACATCGGGGGCGAGTCGGTGTTTTCTGagggagcggcggcggcgatgcgacCCTGGTAGCGGCAGCTCCTCTGAGGCCTCTCTCGGCCGCTTTTCACCGTGCGCTGCGTTGCTGCGCGTACTGCTCGATGCACCCAGCGCATGATCTGAGCCACCACCGTGGGGTACCATCTCGGAGACAGCCGTTCTTTCCGCAGTGTTGGCAGCCACGGAAGGCACGGATGTGTCTGAGCCTTTTGTTGCACCCACAGCATCCTCCTGAGCATGTGCATCGCTCGACATGACCGCCTTCAGATCCTCTACATCCAACGTGCCAGCGACGACCTGCGCCATTAGTATCTGGCGCGCCCTGCGCTTCACGAGAGCCTGGGCATTCCTTGCCCGCTGCATCATGCGATGGTGATTCTCCGCACTCTTTGATGACGACGCTGTGCCATCAAACACAAAGACGGGCCGAATGTCATAAAAGAGAAGCTTCAGTATCCGTGCAAGGAAGCCCTCTAGCACCCTGTGCTCTATGTCCTCACCAGGCGCGACACGGGCACGAAACTGTGCAATCCAGATGCTGGCGTCGATCGCCACACGCTTGCCCTTCAGCTCATCTGGCTGCAAGACCACCCCAAAAGAATCCAGAAGGCGCCATAGACCACGAACACCCATTGTACCTACGCAccccgctgctgtggagaTGGACAGGGGTGTGAGGAAGCAAAGAGAAACGACCACACCCCTGCGCCTCAGCCCACGCCCGCAAAGATACAAAAGACACCAGTACGCCAATGGTGCACTAACTTCTCGGCAGCCTGCCCACCGCCGAGCTGACAGGGAAGGCGCAGAAAGCAAAAGGCGCTGATCCACTAAAGAGAAAGACGGCGAGCGGAAAGATGAAGTCATGAGCACGTGCGTATGGCTGTCAGTAGCATAAGTGAAAATGTTCCACAACACTGCGCAGTGTGACTTTCCGAGTTGGAGAGCGTGAAGTGAGGCAATCATAGATATAGCCCCTGTGTTCTATAACCCCAACATCAAGTAATGGCTGCCatcatgtgtgtgtgtgtgtgtgtgtgtgtgtgtgcgtgggtgtgtggtgcACTTTggcacccacgcgcacacaacaGCGTGCATGCAAccgctccttcttccctcgtTATCCTTGTCGGGCATGGCCTATTCGATTCAGttaagaaaaaaaaaacagcgacCAGCGCAAGCTCGATAGCACAACTTGCGGGAAAGACAACGCGACAGACGGCCGGCCTAGTCCTACTCCGCTTGCACTTCTGCAAGCGCAGAgagatgaggagaggaggggatgcCTGAACGAccagaggaaaagggggaaaacgACTGGCTACGCTGGCCCTTTTCCCCTATGCCCCTTTACCACATAATTATCTCAACCCCGTGTGCCCTGTTGTAGCGCAGCTGCCGAGAGGCAGCTCAACGCTCGTGTATCGTTTTTCTCCGTTCCTCAGCGGAGCTTCACGCGCGCAGTCGGAAACGACCTTGCACAAAGCGACGCGCGAACGACACGCTCGTCTTGCGGTTAGTCACCTCGTTAGTGATGATTTCGAGCGCGACCACCTCAAAGCCAGCACCCTCGAAGAGCGTGCGAGCCTCTTCTAACGAAAAGAAGTGACTGAGTGTCCCGTTGGTGCGCTCGTACGTGTTCGTGTCGCCGGTGTCACTACCGTCACCCTCGCTACTGTCGCCGCGTCGCCAGCGCAACGATGCCTGAAACCGGAGCTCTGCGTGATCACTTACCGCGTAGTCGCGGAAGTACAGCACACCTCCAGGTCGCGCCATGCACCGTGCAATGCGGCTCAGGACGACAGCATGAGAGGAAACTGGAATGGAACAGAGAACAAAAATGAGGGACACAAACTCCGGCGACTCGAAGACCGGTGCGCTGTCTACCGCTGTAGTGTTGTCACCGTCTACACCACCTGCTCCTGCGGTATTCAGGGAAGACGACGTTAACGCTGCCACGCCCACTTCTTTCGGCGCGAAGAGGGGGCTGTCTAGCACTTCCGACTCGCAGGGAttcaacacacacacgtgcatctTTGCTGCCAGCGCCGGGGGCAGACGTGCTCGCTTTTCCTCCAAAAGCGCTATGGCGACGGGGGAGATATCGAACCCCAGAAGCGCTCGCCACTGAGGAAGGTAGCCATACTGGGCGAAAACAGGAAGTATGGCATTGCCCACCCCACAACCGGCCTCCATCCACGAAAACGAACATGCAggtgaggtggaggcgacgcACTTACTTGACGGAGCCTCGTTTGTTCTGGGTGCCTTCTCCCCAGCTACCACGGCAGTGTCAATCGCCGCGCGAAGCTCATGAAACTCACGCAGTATGTAGTGGCGATCTTTGTATCCATTCACAGTGTTGTTACGGTAATACATATCCCATTGGCGCTTATGCAAGTCCGTGGGTCGGTTTACGCGGTTCGCCCGTAGCTGGCCATTGCTGTACGGACGGTACTCGGAGACAAACGGCGGATAAGGCGGCAACCGGGCCCGCTTGCGCCCATGTGGCGCATCATGCGGGTCTAAGGAGCTGCCACACTTTGGCAGCTCGGTCGGTGCTTCTGAGTTTGTGGCTAAAGACATGATTAAGGGGTACGTCACCTGATGAACTTATGGGTGAacgtgcgtacgtgtgcgtttTGCACTGTTcccagcagcacagccgcaGAGCGAattcctccttttttttttttcgtagCTGTGCCCGTTTCCGCTCCCTTCTCCTGGGGGTGCGACTCTCCCGTCGCCACAGGCCCCACGCTTGTGAAGCGTGCGAACACGCGGCGAAGAACAAAAGTgagaggggtgaggaggtggaATAGTGGCTTGAATGAGCAAGGAGAGGTGGCGCTTGGAACCCCGCTGGTGAAAGAGAGTAGAGGGAAGCCTAGCTCGTCAAACCCACAGACAGACATGCTCACAAAGCCGAAGACGCGGATAAAGATGTCCTTAGAGAAGGGGGCAAAGAGGAAGACCGCAAGATGGATGCGCATTCCATAGCAATCCGGCAAGGTGCTCTAGCTAGCTCGCGTAGCCGAAGCCGCCTAGCCGCCAGAGGTTGTAGAGCTTTGATCGTGTACGAAGGTCAGCATTCTACAGCGGAGTAAATttattttcttttcttcgttgcAGATTGACAAAGCAGTAGCCCGTATGGACCGCCAACGTTTATCACCACGCGAGCCTCCACAAGTGAAGAAGGGGCAGACCACGTTCTACTTTGACTACAGCTTCATCTTTCCTTCAGCAAAAGGGTTGTAGAGAATCGTGGCGCTTGTGATGTGAGCACGGGACTCGAGGTGGACAAAGTTCTTTGGGTCAACCTTCGCGGAGGCCGCCTCCAATGCCCTAAGCACGGCGTCCCCACACTTGAGCGCCACGTCGCCAACTGCTTCAGCTCCAGCCATGGCAGAAGAGTTTCCGACCGCCTCCCCCTCGGTGGAGttcgccaccactgccactaCAGCGGCCTCAGAAGCTGAGTAGGCACCGTTCATGTCCACCACGCCAAAGGCAGTGTAAACGCCGTCAAACGATGGCTGTGGACTCGTAGTAATGAAAAATTGGGAGGCGTTCGTATCTGTCTTGACGCCTTTGTGAGCCATAGAGAGGGTGCCgcgctgtgcgtgcgtggtgaGACCAAAGCCCTCATCATGGAAGTACCGTCCCGCACGAATTCCAGCGGCGGCTACCGACACGGCCTCCACTGAGACCGCATCACCACCTTCGCTGCCGTCAGCGGCATTGACAAGAGGGGGCAGCTTGACAAAGATGGATTCGCCGCCTTTTCCGGTGTTCGTTGGATCACCAGTCTGCAACAGAATGCCAGGGTAGTGGCGATAGAAAGTGCACCCATCGTAGTAGcccgaggcgcagagagcgaggaagtTAAAGGAGGCGAGCGGGCATGTCTGATAGTGGAGCAGCACGGGAAGGTCTCCAACTGTGGTGTGCAGGACGACAGCCATGGTTCGCAGAGGTTTGCATGCGAACAGCAGCGATAAATTCGAACGGTGAATCAACGGCGGGTCGTTATCTATGTGCTGCCCGTACCAAAGCACAATGCAGAGCAAACGATGTGGGAGATAGAAgaacgcagcagcgggatAGCGAAAGGGCACAAGTAGGGCGTTTGTGCGTGAAAGCGCATGTGCGCGATAAAAGACATACGTGAGCAGTTCCATCAATACGCAAGCAAAGTCCAGTAAAGAGCATTGGGGGTGCAATGAAGGGGAGCGAACGAGTGAAAAACTAAGGCGGAAGGAGTGCTGAGAGGGTACAATTTTTTCTCGGAGGGTGACCACTCTCTCAGAGAAGAGGTGCTCCGCTCCGCGCTAGACCCAGCCTGTCCCACACCCGCCTCGGGGTGCGGAGCAGCGGTCGACACGCACATTGCTGtaatgcgccgactcggcGATGCAAGCACAgcccctgcctcaaactccacccacccacccacctgcTCCGCAGAGCGCCTCACAGATGCTCCTGCGGTGCCGGTCGTcgcctggtgcatccctcggggtgaCACGCAGGCGTTCCACACCAATAGACGGCGAGGGAAGGGTGGGGTGCATTCGAGTCAGGTCCGCACTCTGCCCGTCATGTGGACGGCACAAGCGGGtccactgtcgcaggtctctccgacgcaacgccgcccaGGACCTGACCACTGACGTTAGCGGCGATGCATCGCCCTGACCGCCCCACGGGGTGAGGTACTCAGCCCCGACACCATCAGAAGTGGTTCGTCgtattggcagggataggggtGCTGCCTGGCTTTTCCACACCGAGTGGGGGTACTGGACTCTGAAATACCACACACGgcagtgccccccccctcgccagGGTCCGAAAGATAGCGGGAGAAACGAGTGCATTACCCACATCGACGCATGAGGCACGAGTCACGCAATCAAACAATGTCCCTAACGATCGCCTGAAAAGACGCTAGTACCTTTTCCCTCGTAGTGCCTGCAGGTGTATCATCGGGCAAAGAGTGCTGCAAAGATAAAACATCCAAATacaaagaaagagaacagCATGACAGGGTCAGACAGAGGCACGTCACTGCGCTGTCGTCTTGCCACTCCCACAGGACCTGGAAACACACGCTCTTCATGCGACGAATGGCTCTGAGGCTCTTCATCTCGAACATCAACTCATACACACATCCTCCGATACCTTTATGTTGTTTACCCTTCGAGCTGAAGCGATTGGGCCCCGTGCACACAGACGGAGAGGTGGAATACCAAACTTACGCACCCGTGCAGCAATGTGGAAACCAGATACGGTGGCAAAGCTAGGAGAGAGCTACACAAGGAGGTGGGAGGGCCAGAGCCATTGCTGACTAAGAGAGCGACGGAGCGCGAGAGCAGATGGCGTGAGTTTGAAAGCACGAACATaacaaagagaggaaaaagtcCGGAAGCGCCTAATACAGTGGCTCAAGACTCATGTTACAGTGGGTCGGATGTGTAGACGAGAGCTCGTCCTTCACAGAGGAAGCACTAACGCAAAACGGCATGACGAAGAGAAGAGTTTCCGCATTCGCAAAACCAACAACAAAACTAACAAAATGCAAATACATTAGGCACTTCACCACGTTACCGTGCGcacgagccgctgctgcacgtgctgagacacgcacactctGCACTGCAGGAAGCGCAaatggggaagagaagagctgcgcagaaaaaaaaataaacgaggccg
This genomic window contains:
- a CDS encoding putative DNA repair protein RAD2, with amino-acid sequence MIASLHALQLGKSHCAVLWNIFTYATDSHTHVLMTSSFRSPSFSLVDQRLLLSAPSLSARRWAGCREVSAPLAYWCLLYLCGRGLRRRGVVVSLCFLTPLSISTAAGCVGTMGVRGLWRLLDSFGVVLQPDELKGKRVAIDASIWIAQFRARVAPGEDIEHRVLEGFLARILKLLFYDIRPVFVFDGTASSSKSAENHHRMMQRARNAQALVKRRARQILMAQVVAGTLDVEDLKAVMSSDAHAQEDAVGATKGSDTSVPSVAANTAERTAVSEMVPHGGGSDHALGASSSTRSNAAHGEKRPREASEELPLPGSHRRRRSLRKHRLAPDVVSKTITRGFLSVMKDLLEERTRHAACVSHNVLQNTSTSLFIGPRCVVDEYAEDVAGVTTSGHRQPPHLYCTASAISVSGDSQEDGSGTDCVIVSDSERDAEATSSACCTIASADGEEEVSVVEEVVLVDDVDDSGLANAADRKRSLSSPARSPSTVTAVLQSGDMTWFLNALSQPTCTLPPELMPPATAAERASPLITSSDFTVQSVSADEDVAPDLSSRSSNSSKSLTFTNGSNDDDSVGTGFAWEPFTQQLHSTQLLRRQAKKSEPQLHSSCSAAAQMVAASVSGGVATDAATVGTEDEDGGDYTPVRAGRMSSRRCTAPGLLPVVESLRHSGDDERSNVPIPLLAPCTNTLTSTASETAGTPRRRSTEVHSVDNDRTRSMTGVPPRGGGGGAVRMSRAVVPFELLNVVELLDCCGVPYVLSPAEADAQCAFLARRGLVDAVFTEDSDVLVHGATTVLRGFFSQSKHVVAYEQTHLSACGITKTVLVALASLLGCDYAEGISGIGLVGALKALVVAWTAAENAEDGAASSSAVLHVLRRWAQLVQRPPHSWQEVDDDMCVLQFALLQADLAQWRTLEHRACFPEAHAVEAFFDAEVDSDTTPFEWLPPDWQRLRVFAGALGALSSPWLVQRYELARKECLRREEEAAKARASLIAGQRRLTEYGLQKRVRARWALQKQPPKHAAILAKLRAVQRME
- the CYP7 gene encoding putative cyclophilin 7, with translation MELLTYVFYRAHALSRTNALLVPFRYPAAAFFYLPHRLLCIVLWYGQHIDNDPPLIHRSNLSLLFACKPLRTMAVVLHTTVGDLPVLLHYQTCPLASFNFLALCASGYYDGCTFYRHYPGILLQTGDPTNTGKGGESIFVKLPPLVNAADGSEGGDAVSVEAVSVAAAGIRAGRYFHDEGFGLTTHAQRGTLSMAHKGVKTDTNASQFFITTSPQPSFDGVYTAFGVVDMNGAYSASEAAVVAVVANSTEGEAVGNSSAMAGAEAVGDVALKCGDAVLRALEAASAKVDPKNFVHLESRAHITSATILYNPFAEGKMKL